The following proteins are encoded in a genomic region of Arachis stenosperma cultivar V10309 chromosome 4, arast.V10309.gnm1.PFL2, whole genome shotgun sequence:
- the LOC130973538 gene encoding transcription termination factor MTERF5, chloroplastic-like has product MFNSHRYKPLIYLNLKVLFRRTQPHMFCTSQSHSLTVSYLINNLGFTPQSALNASKRHRFKTPHKADLIIAFFKTHGFSHSQIASIVAKLPKILSANPERILPKFQFLASKGASTDDIVLLATRNPRFLHSSLKNNIIPTYGMMKTFFQSDQKTLRCIASFPALFMEHRLVKNVKLLADAGVSNSAIHHLCRTRVSVLYSSDLRKLVDEVKELGFDPSSVKFAIALLAKKTIRKSLWDAKVDILKSWGWSKETTSQAFWRNPLCMLSSKDKINEVMKLWVNQLGWDPLALAKFPWLFGYNLERRIIPRAFVLQYLLSRGLRNKNDNLSTPFYVSEELFFNKFVECFTEERSQLRKIYYEKKGCS; this is encoded by the coding sequence ATGTTTAACTCCCACCGTTACAAACCCCTTATCTATCTAAACCTAAAAGTTCTATTCCGAAGAACACAACCACACATGTTCTGCACTTCACAATCACACTCTTTGACGGTTTCATACCTCATCAATAACCTTGGCTTCACCCCACAATCTGCTCTAAACGCATCAAAACGGCATCGTTTCAAGACCCCACACAAGGCAGACTTAATAATCGCATTCTTCAAGACCCATGGATTCTCCCATTCCCAAATCGCTTCCATTGTTGCCAAGCTACCTAAGATACTTTCAGCCAATCCGGAAAGAATCCTGCCAAAGTTTCAATTTCTGGCCTCCAAAGGTGCTTCCACCGATGACATTGTTCTGCTAGCCACTAGGAACCCTAGATTCTTGCATTCGAGCCTCAAGAACAACATAATCCCTACTTATGGAATGATGAAAACCTTCTTTCAATCCGATCAGAAAACGCTCCGTTGCATTGCTTCTTTCCCTGCTTTGTTCATGGAGCATCGCTTGGTGAAAAATGTCAAGTTGTTGGCTGATGCAGGAGTCTCTAACTCCGCAATCCACCATTTATGTCGTACCAGGGTGTCCGTGCTCTATTCTTCTGATTTGAGGAAGCTTGTGGATGAAGTAAAGGAATTAGGGTTTGATCCGTCATCGGTTAAATTCGCCATAGCTTTGCTAGCCAAGAAGACTATACGGAAATCACTGTGGGATGCGAAAGTCGATATCTTGAAGAGCTGGGGTTGGTCTAAAGAAACAACGTCCCAAGCATTCTGGAGGAACCCTTTATGTATGCTATCATCTAAGGATAAGATTAATGAGGTGATGAAACTTTGGGTCAATCAATTAGGTTGGGACCCTTTGGCTCTTGCCAAGTTTCCATGGCTTTTTGGATATAATTTGGAGAGAAGGATTATTCCGAGGGCTTTTGTTCTTCAGTATTTACTTTCAAGAGGTCTGAGAAACAAGAATGATAATTTAAGTACCCCATTTTATGTTTCTGAAGAGTTGTTCTTTAACAAGTTTGTGGAATGTTTTACCGAGGAAAGGTCTCAACTACGTAAGATATACTATGAGAAAAAAGGATGTTCATGA
- the LOC130974756 gene encoding transcription termination factor MTERF5, chloroplastic-like, giving the protein MPKFQFLASKSASTDDIILLSTRNPKFLQLSLKNNIIPTYGMLRTYFQSDEKMIHCIASFPISFMEARLVKSVKMLADAGVSDSTIGYLLRTRISVLLSASFRKQVDEIKELGIDPSTVKFAIALRAKKTVPKSLWDAKVDVLKSWGWSKETMSQAYRRNPLCMLSSKDKINEVTKFWVNQLGWDPLALAKFPWLFGYSLKRKLIPRAFVLQYLLSRGLRNKNDELSNPFFIFEELFVKRFVECFLEERFQLLKIYHEKKGCS; this is encoded by the coding sequence ATGCCAAAGTTTCAATTTCTGGCCTCCAAAAGTGCTTCCACCGATGACATTATTCTGCTATCCACTAGGAACCCTAAATTCTTGCAATTGAGCCTCAAGAACAACATAATCCCTACTTATGGAATGCTGAGAACCTACTTTCAATCCGATGAGAAAATGATCCATTGCATTGCTTCTTTTCCTATTTCGTTTATGGAGGCTCGTTTGGTAAAAAGTGTCAAGATGTTGGCTGATGCAGGAGTCTCTGACTCTACTATCGGCTATTTGTTGCGTACCAGGATTTCAGTGCTTTTGTCTGCTAGCTTTAGGAAGCAGGTGGATGAAATAAAGGAATTAGGAATTGATCCTTCAACTGTTAAGTTCGCCATAGCTTTGCGTGCCAAAAAAACTGTACCGAAATCACTGTGGGATGCGAAAGTCGATGTCTTGAAGAGCTGGGGTTGGTCTAAAGAAACAATGTCCCAAGCATACAGGAGAAACCCTTTATGTATGCTATCATCTAAGGATAAGATTAATGAGGTGACGAAATTTTGGGTCAATCAATTAGGTTGGGACCCTTTGGCTCTTGCCAAGTTTCCATGGCTTTTTGGATATAGTTTGAAGAGAAAGCTTATTCCAAGGGCTTTTGTTCTGCAGTATTTACTTTCAAGAGGTCTGAGAAACAAGAATGATGAATTAAGTAacccattttttatttttgaagagTTGTTCGTTAAAAGGTTTGTGGAATGTTTTCTCGAGGAAAGGTTTCAACTACTTAAGATATACCATGAGAAAAAAGGATGTTCATGA